One Halovivax ruber XH-70 genomic region harbors:
- a CDS encoding transcription factor S yields the protein MQFCDECGSMMKPEGDQLVCTACDATIDRDREQEADFVTTETQTDDEVIETEENADFEGKPKATDVRCDQCGTEEAWYYIQQTASADEPPTRFFKCTECGHKWRGYN from the coding sequence ATGCAGTTTTGCGACGAGTGCGGTTCGATGATGAAACCCGAGGGCGACCAGCTTGTCTGTACTGCCTGTGACGCGACGATCGATCGTGATCGCGAGCAGGAGGCCGACTTCGTCACGACGGAGACGCAGACGGACGACGAGGTGATCGAGACCGAGGAAAACGCCGACTTCGAGGGAAAGCCGAAGGCGACCGACGTCCGCTGTGACCAGTGTGGCACCGAAGAGGCGTGGTACTACATCCAGCAGACGGCGTCGGCGGACGAGCCACCGACGCGATTTTTCAAGTGTACCGAGTGTGGCCACAAGTGGCGCGGGTACAACTGA
- a CDS encoding AIR synthase family protein, which produces MPGKVGPDELAEHVFERSGAHDDRVRQGPGFGEDAAAIDVPAGTLVVSSDPISLAASQAGRLGVAVATNDVAASGADPAWLTAVCLLPTDAPETLATVTGDLDDAARELGVSIVGGHTEYVDALTRPTLSLTAMGFADPFVPTGGATVGDRVVIAGPAGLEGTAILASDFADSLAVPAATIEAATAFFEEISVVPAARLLRDRATAMHDPTEGGVLAGLVELAGASGVELTIEREAIPVRAETETLCAAADVDPLRIFGSGALLATVPDEYADDAVAALEEAGIQAASIGSVTADDPSGRLTLDDEEITGPIADDLYPLWAEADERTES; this is translated from the coding sequence ATGCCCGGGAAGGTAGGTCCCGACGAGCTGGCCGAACACGTCTTCGAGCGCTCCGGTGCCCACGACGATCGCGTCAGACAGGGCCCGGGGTTCGGCGAAGACGCCGCGGCGATCGACGTGCCCGCGGGGACGCTCGTCGTGAGTTCCGATCCGATCTCGCTCGCCGCCAGTCAGGCCGGCCGCCTCGGCGTCGCCGTCGCCACCAACGACGTGGCCGCCTCCGGCGCCGACCCGGCGTGGCTCACGGCCGTCTGTCTCCTCCCGACCGACGCCCCGGAGACGCTCGCGACCGTCACCGGTGACTTGGACGACGCAGCTCGCGAACTCGGCGTGTCGATCGTCGGCGGCCACACCGAGTACGTCGACGCGCTCACCAGACCCACGCTCTCGTTGACGGCAATGGGCTTTGCCGACCCGTTCGTGCCGACCGGCGGCGCGACGGTGGGCGACCGCGTCGTCATCGCTGGCCCCGCCGGCCTCGAAGGAACGGCGATCCTGGCGAGCGACTTCGCCGACTCGCTGGCCGTCCCCGCAGCGACCATCGAGGCGGCGACGGCGTTCTTCGAGGAGATATCGGTCGTGCCTGCCGCTCGCCTCCTCAGGGATCGGGCGACAGCCATGCACGATCCCACCGAGGGCGGCGTCCTCGCCGGACTCGTCGAACTCGCCGGTGCCTCGGGCGTCGAACTCACGATCGAGCGCGAGGCGATTCCCGTTCGGGCGGAGACCGAGACCCTCTGTGCAGCAGCCGACGTCGACCCGCTCCGCATCTTCGGTTCAGGAGCACTTCTCGCGACCGTCCCCGACGAGTACGCCGACGATGCAGTCGCCGCGCTCGAGGAGGCGGGGATCCAGGCGGCGAGTATCGGATCCGTGACTGCCGACGATCCTTCGGGACGCCTCACGCTCGACGACGAGGAGATCACTGGACCGATCGCCGACGATCTCTATCCGCTGTGGGCCGAGGCGGACGAGCGGACCGAGTCCTGA
- a CDS encoding AAA domain-containing protein: MKVRGTVVGEVTARTVSTSAGERELAEVPVQLADETVAADGTGDETATLDHTTDAATSARSSVEADRPDVDATTVTLWGKWTESADVLEPGMELVVTEAGRDEFRGETQYATTTDSYVVVEPSYLVDVTDVRNWVQCPRLYYLNKLSGVPLNYPVVKGTLVHEVFGDLLRGRDLDASIDERIEERALELGLLGESAESAAEDVRQNAAAIEGWLEQGRLSEEDDWRSEQLLISETFGLKGRADAIRRGAPVELKTGKNLRKEPRFKDKVQAALYALVLEEHGGSIDTGTLLYTKNSALDRNEETGDLTPAKDFSMGRGLLEYVLRLRNEIAAMEASGTVPTGKEADAKCEYCFERDTCMVVSGRLDQESKAGQVGQALPEAELDHFERFYRAIEEERREVHREYGKLWEQTPEERADDDRAIVDLEFVEARELDGGRWELRARRGSSGTAKFREGDLVLASDGEPVGGDAELARIERLDEDVVLTADEPVEVARIDIYPSELTTDRLLVALHDALLKGDERRKDILFERAEPAFESLDETFVDNNAAQDEAVRKAVGARDCALIHGPPGTGKTYTIARSVDAMVERGERILLSAFTNRAVDNALEALLDAGIDPDRIARVGTESGVRPDLQHLRLEREGDPDDRVRALEDAQIVAATTATCGSRIMKEQSFDVALVDEAAQLTEPGTYAAINLAERFVLVGDHHQLPPVVQAENELVESLFERLVETYPDAGVMLDRQYRMNQRIQAFPSREFYDGRLRPATPAVASRTLDDLDGVSRSALPADRRDPVTFIDVPGDEERHTDAEEAARIADLIETYEAAGLDRDDIGVIAPFRAQVSEIERRVPADVTVDTVDRFQGSSQEVIVVSFVASGDLDGPIFEDYRRINVGLTRPKRALVLVGDAEALESDPVYRRMLDWARS; encoded by the coding sequence GTGAAGGTACGTGGAACGGTCGTCGGCGAGGTGACGGCGCGAACGGTCTCGACGAGCGCTGGCGAACGGGAGCTGGCCGAGGTGCCGGTGCAGCTGGCGGACGAGACGGTCGCGGCGGATGGGACCGGTGACGAGACTGCAACCCTCGACCACACCACGGATGCAGCCACGTCGGCTCGGTCTTCCGTCGAGGCCGACCGGCCAGACGTCGATGCGACGACGGTCACGCTGTGGGGCAAGTGGACGGAATCCGCCGACGTGCTCGAACCGGGGATGGAACTCGTGGTGACCGAGGCCGGACGCGACGAGTTCCGCGGTGAGACCCAGTACGCGACCACGACAGACTCCTACGTCGTCGTCGAACCGTCCTACCTCGTCGACGTGACCGACGTCCGCAACTGGGTGCAGTGCCCGCGACTGTATTACCTCAACAAGCTCTCCGGCGTTCCGCTCAACTACCCCGTCGTGAAGGGGACGCTCGTCCACGAGGTCTTCGGCGATCTCCTCCGCGGTCGCGACCTCGACGCCTCGATCGACGAGCGCATCGAGGAGCGGGCGCTGGAACTCGGCCTGCTCGGTGAGTCGGCCGAGTCGGCCGCCGAGGACGTTCGACAGAACGCCGCGGCGATCGAGGGCTGGCTCGAACAGGGCCGGTTGAGCGAGGAAGACGACTGGCGTTCCGAGCAGTTGCTCATCAGCGAGACGTTCGGGCTCAAGGGCCGGGCCGACGCGATCCGCCGCGGCGCGCCGGTCGAACTCAAGACGGGCAAGAACCTGCGAAAGGAGCCCCGATTCAAGGACAAGGTGCAGGCGGCGCTGTACGCGCTCGTCCTCGAGGAACACGGCGGCTCGATCGACACCGGGACGCTCCTGTACACGAAGAACTCGGCGCTCGACCGGAACGAGGAGACGGGCGACCTCACCCCGGCGAAGGACTTCTCGATGGGTCGTGGCCTCCTCGAGTACGTCCTCCGGCTCCGGAACGAGATCGCGGCGATGGAGGCGTCGGGCACGGTCCCGACGGGGAAGGAAGCCGACGCGAAGTGTGAGTACTGCTTCGAACGCGACACCTGTATGGTCGTCTCCGGCCGCCTCGATCAGGAGTCGAAGGCCGGACAGGTCGGCCAGGCACTGCCCGAGGCGGAACTCGACCACTTCGAGCGCTTCTATCGCGCGATCGAGGAGGAACGACGCGAGGTCCATCGCGAGTACGGAAAACTCTGGGAACAGACCCCCGAGGAGCGAGCGGACGACGATCGCGCCATCGTCGATCTCGAGTTCGTCGAGGCGCGCGAACTCGACGGTGGCCGATGGGAACTGCGGGCCCGACGCGGCTCGTCGGGAACTGCCAAGTTCCGCGAGGGCGATCTCGTCCTCGCGAGCGACGGCGAGCCGGTCGGGGGCGACGCTGAACTGGCGCGGATCGAACGGCTGGACGAGGACGTGGTCCTGACGGCCGACGAACCCGTCGAGGTCGCCCGTATCGACATCTACCCGAGCGAGCTGACGACCGATCGACTCCTCGTGGCGCTCCACGACGCGCTCCTCAAGGGCGACGAGCGGCGCAAGGACATCCTCTTCGAACGCGCCGAACCGGCATTCGAGTCACTCGACGAGACGTTCGTCGACAACAATGCTGCCCAGGACGAAGCGGTTCGCAAGGCCGTCGGTGCCCGTGACTGTGCGCTGATCCACGGTCCGCCGGGGACCGGCAAAACGTACACGATCGCCCGCTCCGTCGACGCGATGGTCGAGCGGGGCGAGCGAATCCTGCTGTCCGCGTTTACGAACCGGGCGGTCGACAACGCGCTCGAAGCGCTCCTGGATGCGGGTATCGACCCGGATCGAATCGCCCGGGTCGGGACGGAGAGTGGCGTCAGACCGGATCTCCAGCACTTGCGCCTCGAACGCGAAGGCGACCCGGACGACCGGGTTCGAGCGCTCGAGGACGCCCAGATCGTCGCGGCGACGACAGCGACGTGTGGCTCCCGGATCATGAAAGAGCAGTCGTTCGACGTGGCGCTCGTCGACGAGGCCGCCCAGCTCACGGAACCGGGGACGTACGCCGCGATCAATCTCGCCGAACGATTCGTGCTGGTCGGCGACCACCACCAGCTGCCGCCGGTGGTGCAGGCCGAGAACGAGCTCGTCGAGTCGCTGTTCGAGCGACTGGTCGAGACCTACCCCGACGCGGGTGTCATGCTCGACCGACAGTATCGGATGAACCAGCGCATTCAGGCGTTCCCGTCGCGCGAGTTCTACGACGGCCGCCTCCGTCCGGCGACACCGGCCGTCGCGAGCCGGACGCTCGACGATCTCGACGGCGTCTCCCGGTCGGCGCTGCCGGCCGACCGGCGCGATCCGGTCACGTTCATCGACGTTCCCGGCGACGAGGAACGTCACACCGACGCCGAGGAAGCGGCTCGAATCGCCGACCTGATCGAGACCTACGAGGCTGCGGGGCTCGACCGGGACGACATCGGCGTCATCGCGCCGTTTCGGGCGCAGGTCTCCGAGATAGAGCGACGGGTTCCCGCCGACGTGACCGTCGACACGGTCGATCGCTTCCAGGGGTCCAGTCAGGAGGTAATCGTCGTCTCGTTCGTCGCGAGCGGCGACCTCGACGGCCCGATCTTCGAGGACTATCGGCGGATCAACGTCGGACTCACGCGGCCAAAGAGAGCCCTCGTGCTGGTGGGTGACGCCGAAGCCCTCGAGAGCGATCCGGTCTACCGACGGATGCTCGACTGGGCGCGAAGCTGA
- a CDS encoding type IV pilin, giving the protein MISSGDFDPQTADERAISPAIGFALALIVTVVLAVGVGVLVGTITEDPEPDADFEWRESGQGMDRQVTLEHTGGDTIDGSELTLEAAGIRGFDGNTSLADWGTVRNGSTLTVGFVADADVAARQPYRSDVQLEGRSIDGTDEETGVDVLAIAVEGTPLEQGTVLASSMRDGEVVDVTATDLRSLELVWDGSWGETTLDEHLVE; this is encoded by the coding sequence ATGATATCGAGCGGCGATTTCGACCCGCAAACTGCCGACGAGCGAGCGATCTCGCCGGCGATCGGGTTCGCCCTGGCACTGATCGTCACGGTCGTCCTCGCCGTCGGCGTGGGCGTCCTCGTCGGGACGATTACGGAGGATCCGGAACCCGACGCCGACTTCGAGTGGCGTGAGTCCGGACAGGGAATGGACCGACAGGTCACGCTCGAACACACCGGGGGAGACACGATCGACGGGAGCGAACTGACACTCGAGGCGGCCGGGATCCGCGGCTTCGACGGCAATACGTCGCTGGCAGACTGGGGAACGGTCAGAAACGGCAGTACGCTCACCGTCGGCTTCGTCGCCGACGCCGACGTGGCCGCCAGACAGCCGTACCGATCCGACGTCCAGCTCGAAGGTCGCTCGATCGACGGAACCGACGAAGAAACCGGCGTCGACGTGCTGGCGATCGCGGTCGAAGGAACCCCGCTGGAACAGGGGACGGTCCTGGCCAGTTCGATGCGTGATGGGGAAGTCGTCGACGTCACCGCGACCGATCTTCGGTCGCTGGAACTCGTCTGGGACGGGTCGTGGGGAGAGACGACACTCGACGAACACCTCGTCGAATAA